One Capricornis sumatraensis isolate serow.1 chromosome 8, serow.2, whole genome shotgun sequence genomic region harbors:
- the LOC138083601 gene encoding olfactory receptor family 1 subfamily R member 1: MALANLTSRPAFLLLGLMDGTDIHPLLFLLFLGVYLVNALGNLSMVVLVRSDAALRSPMYYFLGHLSLVDVCFTTVTVPRLLAGLLHPGQAVSFRGCFAQMYFFVALGITESYLLAAMSYDRAAAVCRPLHYAAVMTPGRCAALVGASWAVANLHSLLHTLLISKLSYPRAAPVRHFFCDMTVMLSLATSDTLAAETAIFSEGLAVVLTPLLLVALSYARILVAVLGVRSAGGRRRAFSTCGAHLVVVSLFFGSILSVYFRPSSAYSARYDRLASVVYAVVTPTLNPFIYSLRNKEVKGALKRGLRWRAAPPRGVTAGLDSLASQ, from the coding sequence ATGGCTCTGGCCAACCTCACCTCCCGCCCAGCGTTCCTCCTCCTCGGCCTGATGGACGGCACAGACATCCACCCGCTGCTGTTCCTCCTCTTCCTTGGCGTCTACCTGGTCAATGCCCTGGGCAACCTGAGCATGGTGGTGCTGGTGAGGTCCGACGCGGCCCTCCGCTCCCCCATGTATTACTTCTTGGGTCACCTGAGCCTCGTGGACGTCTGCTTCACCACTGTCACGGTCCCCAGGCTGCTGGCCGGCCTGCTCCACCCGGGCCAGGCCGTGTCCTTCCGGGGCTGCTTTGCCCAGATGTACTTCTTCGTGGCTCTGGGCATCACCGAGAGCTACTTGCTGGCGGCCATGTCCTACGACCGGGCGGCGGCCGTGTGCCGGCCCCTGCACTACGCGGCGGTCATGACCCCCGGGCGCTGCGCGGCGCTGGTGGGGGCGTCCTGGGCCGTGGCTAACCTGCACTCGCTGCTGCACACGCTGCTCATCTCCAAGCTCTCCTACCCACGCGCCGCCCCCGTGCGCCACTTCTTCTGCGACATGACGGTAATGCTGAGCTTGGCCACCTCGGACACGTTGGCCGCGGAGACGGCCATCTTCTCCGAGGGCCTGGCCGTGGTGCTGACCCCGCTGCTCCTGGTGGCCCTGTCCTACGCGCGCATCCTCGTCGCGGTGCTGGGGGTGCGGTCGGCAGGGGGTCGGCGCCGCGCCTTCTCCACCTGCGGGGCCCACCTGGTGGTGGTGTCGCTTTTCTTCGGCTCCATCCTCTCCGTCTACTTCCGGCCATCGTCTGCCTACTCCGCCCGCTACGACCGCCTGGCCAGCGTGGTCTATGCGGTGGTTACCCCGACCCTGAACCCTTTCATCTACAGCCTGCGCAATAAAGAAGTCAAGGGTGCCCTAAAAAGGGGGCTCCGGTGGAGGGCTGCACCCCCAAGAGGTGTGACGGCAGGTCTGGACTCACTGGCATCTCAATAA